From Candidatus Bathyarchaeota archaeon:
GTTCAAGTCCTAAAGAACCTTTTGTTTAAAGGTTTACGTTTTCAAACCTTACATTGTTTATATTAAAGGTAAAGTTTAAAACGCTCACCTAATAGTAAATGTTCAAATCAAAACTCAAAGAGAGGCCGTTGGAGCGCGACAAAATTGAATAGAAAGGCTGTGGCTGTAAATACGTTAATAACCGTGCTAGTTTTAGCGGCATTCTGTCAGCTGATTTCGTTACATGTTTACGCAGTTAACGTGACGATAACCTCCATTTCACCTGCAACAAAAACCGGAAAAGTCGGAGAAATAGTCACACTTGTTGGCACAATAAACACGACAGAAGGCTTATACGAGGTCTGGTTTGACAGCATTCTAGTGGCAAACGGAACAGCTTCTGGAAATAATGTGAACTGCTCGTTTAAAGTTCCCACTCTTCAGGGTGGAAATTACACAATAACGCTGCGTGATGTCCTTGCAGGAGTTAACGCTACTTCATGGTTTTACGTGGAGGCAAACTACATCATAAAAGTAAGCAAGCCACAATATCCAAATCAATTCCAAGAAGGCGCAACGGCAATTAACATTTCCGTCAGTATAACTGGAGGCAAAAAAGAGAACGGTGGTTATGTCGCTAACATAACTGTCAAAACACCAGCAAACGAGACGTACCAGGCACTTGTGCATCTCTTAAATACAACAGACACGGGTGTATGGAACGCCTCAATATTATATCCGGACAATTTTTTGGGGCGTCCACACACAAATTACACTGGAACTTACACGGTATACTTCAACGGAACCTTAGCTTATGACACGTTTTTCATAGGACTAACAGATCGCGCGGAATATCACAGGGGCGACGTGGTTAGAATAAAAGCTGTTGGTTATTCATCGCTTACCGGTACTAATACAACAATATCAATTAGGTTTGGAAACGAACTAATAGCCAACTTTAACCATACAGTTTTAGGCGACATTATAGAAGCAAACTGGACGGTTCCAGTCAACACACTTATTGGAAACTACACCTTAAATATAACACCGAAACCAGACAGCAAAAAAGTTAATGACACACAAGATTTCATCGTCCCAGGGTTCAAAACCCAAATTACTCCACTCAACCTTGCAGGAGAACCTGTTCCAAACGTCCTAATTAATGCGTATGATAAATGGGCTAATGCAACCTATAACATCACAAGCAATGAAAACGGCATTGCTGTCGCCTTGTTAGAGAAGGGTGAATACAACTTAACAGCGTACTTCAAAAAAGTTAAGGTCAGCGAAAAATCTTTCTTTATCCCAAATATGTATGATAAACTAAACATAACTTGCCAGCTTACTAACCTCAACATAGCGGTTGTAGGCGAACAAAACGTTGCGGTAAAAATTCCGTTTGTATCCTTAAACATTTCCGTCACCTACACCATGGATTTGGATGGTGGGAAAATTGAGAACGAAACCATCATTTCTCAGACTAATATTGATGGTTATGCACAGCTTAGGTCGCTCCTTATAAGTGCATCATATCATGTGGCAGCTCTCCGCTACGGGAAAGTTTTCAATTTAAACAATGACACTTTTCGACTGAAGCCGTCCGCATGGAATAATATAACTATATTTTGTCCCGTTAGACCTTTAACAGTGAATTTAGTGGGCACCAATAATGTCCCCATATCAAACGCCCTGGTGGAAGTTCAAGAAACAATGGGTGGATTGCAATATACTAATTACACAAACCAGGATGGCCGATCGTTCTTCAGCTGTGTTTTTGGGATTTATAATGTTAAAGTTTCTTCTAGAGGGGTTATTCTTAATTCAACAGTAGTTGAACTCTTCGAGGGAAAAACGATAACGGTCTATTGTCCTCTGTATAACCTGCCAATATACGTTAAGGTGATCGACTATTTTGGGCAACCAATTCCAAACGTTAACGTAACCCTAGAACGTGAAGGCGTACCGATAAACTCCAAATTGACAAACGCTAACGGAATAGCAGATTTCACGGAGATCGGAGGGACTCTGACAATAAAGGTTTACTTAACAGACCGAAACCAGCCAATTTATTCATTTACATGCCCGGTTGTTGAGGCAAGGAATGAAATAAACCCAATTGAAGTTAAGTTGGCTAAGTATATTATTTTCGCCGGCCTCCTCGTTGAGACAGCATGGTTTGCAACAATTATCTTGATTGTAGTAGCTCTGGCGTTTTTCGTTCTACTTGAAGTAAGAATGAAACGTTTCAAAATATAAGTTTCCCGAAAAGTTTGAGTTTAAATGTTGAGTCTAATTGGGAAAACTTTATATCAATTTCCGAGAATTCTTACAGTAACAAAAGCGTTATGGAACGGCAAGGTTTTATTGAATAGTTAAAGGTTGGTCGTCCCTTGGCGCAAGTGAAGATGTGTTCTCCCAAATGTGAACTTTTCAAGTGTGGCAAGAATGCTGCCGTTTTCCGTAGAGACGGTGTGTGGTGCAGATGGACTGAAGACATGTGTAATGTGGCGAACTGTTCATACGCACTTTGTGTTAAAAGGCGTCTACTTCCAAGGGGAGTATGCGGCGAAACAATAAGAAGGAAAACTGTGGAAAAACAACCTGAGGAAGTTGTTGGTCCAGCAATAAAGCTTCGGGGAAGAGCCCTCCGCAAGATAGGTGAAAGAGAACTGTTCTAAACTCGAAAGTTCATCGACATACTGCGAGCGCTCAATAATCTGAACTTTCACTTGGCTTGAATTCGCTTAACTACCGGAGGTCTTATTTTTTTTAGAACTCTGTAGCCGCAGACGGTGCATTTTATTTCTCCCCCTCGCAGTTCAAGCTCTTCCGTTGAAACCCTAGCTCCACACCTTAGGCATTCATAAACTATTCCAGGAGCTGCTTTTTCCATTTTTATTCCCCGTTACAAAAGAATTTGTTTACTTTTAAGCATTTCCCCAGGAATAATATTATTTGTCTCGGCGATTAGTATGAAGAAACGCCTAAAACATCTCCTTTCAACAGTGTTGCCGTCCGAGGTGGTAGCTACTATTTATAACTCTTACGATATCGTGGGCGACATAGCCATCATACGTCTTGCTGAGGATTCCCAAAAGCATGGCCAGACCATTGCTGAGGCAATAATGAAGGTTCATAAAAATGTTAAGACAGTTCTAGCTCAAACAAGCCCGGTTCAAGGAGACTTTAGACTTCGGAAGCTTGAGTACATTTCCGGAGAGAATAAAACAAGAACCGTCCACAAAGAGTCCGGATGCCTTTTCTCGGTTGATCTGGAACGCTGCTATTTTTCACCTAGGCTGTCCTATGAGAGAATGCGGGTTGCAAATCTCGTCCAAGACGGTGAAATCATCATAAATATGTTTGCAGGTGTTGGGTGTTTTTCTATAGTAATCGCTAAACATTCAAAGGTTGAAAAGATATATTCAATAGACATTAACCCTATAGCAGTCCGGTACATGTGGGAAAATATAAAACTCAACAATGTTCATGGTAAAATAGTCCCAATAGAAGGTGACGCAAAAGACGTAATCCTAGAAAGGCTCCGTGACACTGCAAACAGAGTTCTCATGCCGCTGCCTGAAAAAGCCCTAGAATACTTGCCATATGCATTTCTGTCATTAAAAAACGGTAGGGGCTGGATACACTACTACGACTTTGAAAATGCAAAAAAGAATGAAAACCCCGTTGAGAAAGTTAAAGCGAAAGTTGCGGATAAGCTTAAAAAACTTAACGTGAACTTCGAGATGCCTTTCAGTCGAATTGTTCGGACAACAGGGCCAAACTGGTATCAGATCGTCGTAGACATCCTATGCAAAGGCTTAAAGACTAGCAAATTTTAATAAAGAGTTGTAAAAACCATATGCGTTGGGGTTGCCATGAAAAGGAAGCTTATGGAGATATTGGCCTGTCCAATAGATAAACATCATCCCCTTGAATTATATGTTTTCGAAGAAAGAGAAGAGATCGTTGAAGGATTGATTGTCTGCCCGGAATGTTTACGTTGGTACCCTATAAGGGATGAGATTCCAGAGATGCTTCCGGATGAGCTTAGAAAGGAAATTGAGGATCTGCCTTTCTTGAAAAAATGGAAGGAGAAAATTCCGGAAAAGATTCTGCTCGAGGGAAAACCATTCAATCTTAAAAAAAGTTAAAGCCTACTTTATTCTTACGAGTTTGCTAGTTCTTGAAGATTTCAGTGCGGCTTCAGCAATTTTCAAGGCTTTTAATCCGTCCTCTCCAGTTATTAAGGGTTTTTCCTTCCCTAGGATACAGTTTGTGAAGTGTTTAAGCTCAAGTTTTAGCGGCTCCTGCCAAGGGATTCTCGGCTGAACAGTCTCTTTCGCATTCTCTATAGTCAACTCCTGTGTGATATAATCAAGTTTTACTATTGCCTCGCTTCCAGTTACCACTAGCACTCGCGTTTTGTAAGGAGTTAGCCAGTTGGATTCTATGAAGGCGTTTTTTCCGCCTTCAAAAGTGAGCATGATGTGGGCGTAATCCTCAAAGCGCTTGTGTCTCATGTTTCCAGTTTTCGCGTAAACTGCTATCGGGTCATCGTTAAATAAGTAGCGTGTTATGTCTATATCGTGAATCGCTAAATCTTTTACAACGCCAATGTCTCCTATTCTCTCCGGCCATTGGGAAACTCTTTTAGCTGTTGCACAAACAAGCTCGCCTATACTTTTATTTTCAATAGCATTTTTTATGTATTGTACTCCTGGAATGAAACGCATCAAGAAACCAACCGAAAGGTATAACCCTTCTTTTTCCGCCGTCTCTATTAATATTTCAGCCTGTTTAGAGTTTGCAGCCATTGGCTTTTCAACCAAAACATGTTTTCCAAATTTTAATGCTTTCAATGCTTCTTTTGCAAGACTTGTTGACCACGTACATACACTTACCGCTTCGATTTCCTTTTTTTTCAGCATCCTTCCGGCTTCCGTATATGCTTCAACACCGAGCTGTTTTGCAACAGTTTTGGCTCTTTCAGCGTCTATGTCACAAACAGCTATGAGCTCCGTTTCCTCTAGTTCCCTGAAGATCCTTGCATGGTTTTTCCCCCAAAAACCAGCACCGATAACGGCTACCCCGAGTTTTTTATCCATTCTTCCGTAACCCCCTACCTAAACCTCGGTATACAAAGCCTTCGGATTCAACCTTCACCGGGTCTAAGATACCCTCAAAATCAACAATCGCCGCTGGCATTTTCATTAGAAGTTTAAGCTTTTTTAGATTTAACCGTTTAAACTGGTCGTGGCCGGTGAATATTACAACACAGTCTGCGCCTTCTAATGCCTCCGTCAAATTTTCCTTAATAGGCGGCAACTCTAATTCCGTTGAAAATTTCTGCGGTAAATATGGATCATAAAGGCTTAGTTTAACACCCCTTCTTTCAAGCATCCCAACAAACATTTTCAATGAGTTTTTTGGTGTGTCCATGATGTTTCGGTTTTGAGAAATACCTAGTAATGCAACCCTTGCTCTTCTCGTAGTTTTTCCGCAACTTTTTAACGCCTCTTGAATGAGGGCAACAGCGTGTCTTAACATTTCTTTATTGCTTTCTAAGGACACAGCCAAAGTTCGAAGTTTAATGTTATGGCTTTCCGCATCTTCCGAGAGTATCAGGAGTTCATTGTCGACCGTGCAGTCTAATGTAGGCTGCACAAACTCACCAAGATCCGCTGTTAACAAGCTTTGAACAGTTAAGTAGTCAACGCCAATTTTCTCGCAGAAGAATGCAAACTCGTTAGCTAACACAGAACCAATTTTTCTCCTCATAGCCTCAAGTAATATAGCCGTTTCGGCCGCCCTTACATCCATGGTTTTAATAGGCAGAGTTTTTGTGACAGAGCCAAGAAAATCCGATGCTTTTTCCAAACTATTTTCATCAAAGGCTGCAACGATTCGTTTATAATTTGCCAGACTTTTGAGCGTGTGTGTCTTCCAATCTAAAACCGGACTGTACGCAAGATAAAAGTCTACACCCAATTTCAGCCCAGATGTGTTCTCAAGAACTTCTTTTAAGATGTTCTCAGTAACATTAACTCCTACAACGCTTGTAATAATGACTAACGTGTTCTTGCGGAGGTTTAAACCTATTCTCTTAAGATTTTTTTCAATGTTTGAGTAGTCCACCCTGTCCTTTTCGTTTATTTCTGTTGGTGTTGTAACGACTATAATGTTGCTTAGGGTTACCGCTCCCTCCAAATTGCTTGTGACCCTAAGCCTTCCATCGTCCAAGTTTTTTCGCAGAACGGGTTCCACTTCTTGTCTTAAAAATGGAACTCTGCCTTTCGAAACGCGTTCCACTAAGGTTCGATCCTCATCAGCACATATTACATTAACCCCCGCTTCAACGAAAAGACATGCATGGAGAATCCCGCTTCGTCCACAACCTACAACACATACTGTAAACTTTTCGCATGGTTCAGGATCTTTGCTTTCCTTGATTGCCGCGTCTGACATCATCATATTTTCTCCAGATTTTAGATGCATTCCTCAACTTTAGCTTTTTACGCTGTCAATTATCCTTTTAAGCTTTAGACTAAACTCTCGGACAAGTTCCTCAGCCCTTTCCTTTGTTTTTGCCTCCGCGTAAATTCTGTAAAGTGGTTCGGTTCCGCTGGGCCTCATCAAAATCGAGCTTTTATCTTCAAACCATATTTTAATTCCATCGATTGTCTCTATGTTTAGCCCCTTTGTTTCCGCGATGAGATTTTCTAAGACTTTCTCCTTAAGTTTGTTGGGGCATTCGACCTTACCTTTCTCAATAAAATACCTTGGAAGCTCGCCAAGTAATTGAGAAAGCTTCTGGCCGGTTTCAGCCATTATGTCCAGTATTAGAGCTGTTGCCATTCCCCCATCTCTAACAGCTTGATGAGGTCCATAAAAGATTCCTCCATTTTCTTCTCCACCCAGCTTTGCGTTTAGTTTTTTCATGGTATGCGAGACAGTTACGCTTCCAACTTTTGTCCAGACAACTTCTCCACCGTAAGCTTCTGCTATATCTCTAATCAGCGTTGATGAGCTAACTGGTGAAACAACTTTCTCGCCGGGATTCCTCATTAAAAAGTATTTTTCAACTAGGGCGAAGGTTTTATCACCCCAGTGAATTTCTCCAGTCTCGTCAACAAATATGGAGCGGTCAGCGTCTCCGTCAAATGCAACTCCGACATCGGCGTTTACCGCTTTAACCGCTAATGCCAAATCTTTTAGGTTTTCAGGACGAGGTTCCGGAGGCCTTCCCGGGAAAGTTCCATCAATGTTCGCGTTTATTGTTGTAACTCTGCAGCCTAAGTCCCTCAAAATTTTGGGAACTGCAAGAGCGCCCACGCTGTTAGCCGCGTCCACGACGACATGGTAACGCTTGTCTGCTATTTTATTAATGTCGATATGCGCCTTTATGGCTTCCATGTATTCATCAATTATTCCTATGAGTGGCCGTGTTTCTCCAATTTTACACCATTCAGCGTACTGCACCCTTTCTTCAAAGAAAATGTTTTCAATCTCTATTTCTTGTTCTCGTGAGATTTCTATTCCATCGTTCCATACAACCTTTATTCCATTATACTCCGGAGGATTATGGGAGGCGGTTATTATAACTGCCCCGTCTACTTTGTGTTTTTTAGTGGCATATTGTAATGCCGGGGTTGGTGCCATACCGGCGAATAAAACATTGCAACCAGTTGCATTTAACCCGGAAATAACAGCTTTGGCAAGCATCGGACTACTCGTTCTAGCATCATGTCCAACTATTAACTTACCTTTCTTGAAGAAGGTCCCTATCGCGCTTCCGATTTTTGCTGCAAGCTCTGGGGTTAACTCTTTGTTTGCTATTCCCCGAATACCGTTTGTTCCAAACAATCTTCCAGCGTTTATCATTCTTCTGGACACCTTCTGAAGCTTAGAGTATGCATGTCGAAGTTGTCACGCTTTCATAAACCTCTTTCGCTGGACAGATTGTTACTCCTCTTGCTAGCTTAACATGATCCCCGATGACAACGTGATCTCCAATGACGCAATTCTCGCTTATTTCGACGTTTTCTCCGATGATTGCGTTTTCACCAATTATTGCGCCGTTGATGATGCATGAGTCCGCTATAGAGACACCTTCAAATATTACCGAGTTTTTTATCTGCACATTTTTTCCAATGTTAACGTTTCTTCCTAATACCGTGTATGGTCCAATTACGGATCCTTCTCTAATGGAAGAGCGTTCACCACAAAATGTTGGTTGAATAATTTTGCCCACTCCTTTTACTGTGTTTTGCCATCTATCGTTGACTTTTCTAAGTAAAATCCTATTTACATTTAAATAGTCCTCGATCTTGCCTATATCCGTCCAAAATCCATCAAACATGTAGCCGTAAAGTTTCCCCTCTTTTACAAGTTTTGGAAAAACTTCCCGTTCTAAGGAGACTTTCATTCCTTCCGGGATATAACTGAAAATTTCCGGGCTAAAAACATACACGCCGGCGTTTATGAGGTTTGATGGCGAGAATTCTCTTGGAGGTTTTTCGATGAAATTTTTTATTCTACCGTCTTCTGTTAACTCTGCAACTCCATATCTGCTTGGGTCTTTAACACGATGAAGTGCTATCGTTGCAACGGCGTTTTTCTCTTCGTGCATTTTAATAATTTCTAGATAATTTATATCTGCAAAAATGTCTCCATTAATGACCAAGAATTTTTCCTTGCCTAAGATTCTCTCTGCTCTTTTTATTGGACCGCCGGTTCCTAATGGTTTTCTAGGAGGATCGCATGAATAAACGATTCTCATTCCGTTTCTTGAGAACTTTGCTTGTCTTAGATGGAATGCTGTTTGACCATTGACAGCGAATATCACCTCTTTAAAATTGCTTTCATAAAGCTTTTCGATAATCCATTCTACAAGAGGCTTATTGATTATTGGAAATAAAATCTTTGGTCGCGTGCAGCTTAACGGCCTAAGCCTTGTTCCGAATCCACCGGCAAGGATTAAAGCCTTCAAAGAACTCACCGCCAATTTGGCTGCAAGCTTATATTCAAAGCCTTCTAATAAAACAGTTTCGTGATGGGAAATCCTATGAAGGTTCTGCTTCATGAAATGAGTTGGGTTGAGGCCAAGGAGTATTTCAGCAAAAATGATATTGCTATACTCCCAGTGGGTTCAAACGAGCAGCATGGTCCGCATGGCCCTCTTGGAACAGACAATTTTATTGCTAAGGCGATTGCCGAAGAAGTTGCCAAACGTACCGGCGTTGTGTGCCTTCAAGTTATACCATTCGGTGTAAGTCATCAACACAGACAATTTTGGGGCACAGTTTTCGTTTCGCCAGAAACTTTCAAAAACTATGTTAAGGAGGTTTGCCTATCCCTAAACTATTATGGCGTTAGAAAAATTGTCATAGTTAATGGACACGGCGGAAACTTAAACGCCTTAACTGACTTAGCAAGGGAACTTAGAGAAATCGGTATTTTTGTATCTGTCTTCCAATGGTGGCCAGCAGCTAGCAAGCTTTTGCCTGATATTTTTAGATCAGAAGAAAGGGGACACGCGGGGTCTGAAGAGACTTCAATGAACTTAGCTTTGTTTCCACACTTTGTTAACATGGACAACGCTGTTGACGAAGAGGTCCATAGATCCTTCGCAGAAGTGGAGGGCTTAACTCTTCCATTAGATACAGCTGACCAAACTAGACTAGGAGTGTTTGGTAAGTCAACAACAGCTTCTGCAGAAAAAGGAAGAAAAATCTTTGAAACTGTTGTTAACGAATTGATTAAACATGTTAATTGGCTTAAGAATGCGAATATCAAAGACTTAAAGGCTAAGCCTAAAGCTTAAGCGATGTATACCCAGTGGCCTAGTCCAATAATAAAGCGTCCTCCCTTTTTGTATTGTAAACCCGTTAAGCCTAAGAAAGGGAAAACTTAATTCTACTGATAAGTTAAAGATAGCAAGATACAAGTGCGGGGGTTGCCAAGCCTGGCCAAAGGCGCAGCCCTGAGGCGAGGCTCGTCCAAAAGCTTCGCGGAGCGGCTGTCCCGTAGGGGTTCGTGGGTTCAAATCCCACCCCCCGCACTAATTTACTATTAATCATTGTCGTTTAAGCTCAATAATCACGGAGGAGCTGTTCATAAGAAAATAAATGAGCGTAGGCCCCATAGTGCTAAAACTTGAGACCGTTGTTTTGGTTCGTTGTTTCTGTAAGTAAGGTTTATTAAGTAATACTTTTGTTATTAAAAGTATTACAGGTGTTGCAATGCACATACCCGACGGCTATTTAAGTCTTGAAGTTTCAGTTTTAATGAGTGTTGTATCTGTGGCTTTTCTTGTTTTGTGTTGGAGAAAGGTTAAGGCTGCTTATCCAAAATCTTTCGCTTCGTTGTTAGCCGTCTCCAGCGCTTTCGTTTTTGTGGCACAAATGATCAACTTTCCAATAACTTACGGAACTAGTGGGCATCTGGTTGGTGGCACTTTTCTCTCCGTTGTTCTTGGACCTTATGCGGCTGTCATAAGCATGACCATTGTTTTGTTGATACAAGCGTTATTTTTTGCGGATGGGGGAATATCTGCTTTGGGTGCAAACATTTTTAATATGGCTATAATAAGTGGGTTAAGCTTTTTCTTAGCGAAGCTTATCGCAGGCAACAATATAAGAGGCAAACGCTTTGTCATGGGAGTTTTTGCAGCTTCATGGCTTTCAGTTGTTTTAGGAGCTTTGGCATGCGGCTTAGAAATAGGTGTGTCCCCAGCTTTCTCGCAAGCTGGTGGCGTTGCTGTGACGGTTCCAACAATGCTTTTCTGGCATGCCTTAATTGGATTTGGCGAGGCAATAATAACAACAACTTTTATAACTCAACTTTCCAAGCTTCAAGCGGTTGTCCTAAATGGTTTAACTTTTTTCAGGAGGGATGCTGTTTGAGCGGATACGTTAAAGCTTTGATACTGATACTAGCTGGTTTTGTGGTTCTGTTGCCTTTCACCTCATCTTATCCGGATGGGCTGGAAACAGTAGCTGAAGCTCTTGGCGTCAGAGAACACGAGCCTCTATGGACTGGACTAATGCCCGATTATGTTCTTCCAACGGTTGAGAATCCATATCTTTCAACTTTGATTGCAGGCTTTTTAGGGGTGTTTCTTATCCTGATCTTATCGTTTGCTCTTGGAAAGGTAATATCAAAAACCAGCCAATTAAAAAGCTGAGGAATGCTATTCTCGACTTGAGAGAATCACTATGTAATCGGCCGTATCCGCACACATGTCAGCAGCATGCTCAATAAATTCCACTAAATCATCGAAAATAACCATGGACCCGCTGTCTATTTCCCGTCCATGCTTAATGAACAAAGCTTTTGTTTTTAAATATTCTTCATCTATTTTCTTTTCAATTTCTTCAACCTTTTTGGCCCCACTTATGGCTGCAGCAGAGTCAACTGCAATTTTTTCAATACTGCTTCTCAAAGCGTGAGCACAGTTTAAAAGGAAAGCTGTCGTACGGGCTGTGCTTTCCCATAGCTCTTTTGGTATTTTTGCTTCTTCAAGCATCTTTATGCATCTTGCAGCGTCTTTCACGTGGTCAGCCAGAGTGTCAAGCCTTTTCACTAAATGCATTAAATCCTCGCGGTATTCTGCAAAAAGCGCCACACCTTTGGAAAGCTCCTTGAAAACTTCCGTTCGCAGTCTGTCAACCTCTTTTTCAACTTTGAAAATGTTCTCTATATATTGCATAGCTTCCTTTTTGTTGTTTTCAACCATCTTTTGCATGGATTGATGGAGAAGCGTTACAGTGTCAAGAGCTTTTGTGATTTGTTCCTGCGCTAGGTCCAGGGCTTTGGCTCTTCGCCTTCTTTCAAACCATGCATAACTCTTACTTTCCAAGACTTCTCATCCCGTCACATAATTTTATGGATTGCTTAATAACACTTTTCAAAATTACCTTTCCTCTTTCTCGGCAACCCAGTAAGCTTTTATTTTTCCGTTTCGTGCGACAACATACTCCTTCTTAAAGATTGGGGCTTCCTTCTTGTATCTTTCAACGGCTTCCCTTAAAACTGGAAAAACATTTTCCCTATGAGAACCTGCAACTAAAACGTAAACAAGATCCTCACCCACATTGAACTCGCCGGAAAAATGGTGAATTTGAACGTCTACAACACCTTTTTTCATTTTTAAGTCTTCACGTATCCCTGATAAAACCTCATCGGCTTTTTCCTCGTAAGCCTCTATCTCCAGCTTTTGAACTTTCTCGCCTTCCATGTTTTCTCCACGAACAACACCCACGAAAATGGCTATGGCACCTGCCTTTTGAAAGTCCGGTTTATTTTTTACTTCTGCAAGCAACTTCTCAAGGGACAATGTGCCCTTTTCGTGAACATATTTAGCACACATTTTGCATCACAGCTTGAAATTATGGCAAAAATATTCTGCGGCAATCTACTATTTAGTTTTTAGCTATTAAGTCACTTTTTATGTATCTTCGCATGTCTTCCAACGCGGCTGAAGGAACCGGTAAATCTTTCATGGTGAGCAATCCGGCTGGCGCGTTAAGCACTTTTGGAATAGTGTTAATCATCAATGCAACCGTGCCTACATCTCCATGAATACATGGTTGTATCTTTTGGTTAACTGTTGGCACACCCGTAATCCTTATGGCGTCGTATTCTTCTTCGGCGCCAATGTAAGCTTGGAAATCTAGAACTATTACTTCTCTGCCTTTCATGAAACCTCGTGCAACTTGTCTTAAACCAGCTACTTTTCCAGCCTCAACTTTTACTGCTTCACTTTTCACTGGAACCTTTGCAATCACTGGCTCGACCGAATCAGCTTCTACTTTCTCCAGTTCCCATGCTAGAGCGTCGGCGATCATGGAAATAGACTGCTCAAGTCCCACATGTCCTGTAATCTCCTTAGCCTCAATTTTTTGTCTGAACTCCTCCACGGTTAGCCCTGCACCTATTTTTTTCTGGAAGGGCAATCGCCTCGTGGCGGCATTCATCACTCTAATCGCCTCAATTTTTTCTATTTTCTGGCAGACTGCAGTTAAGGTTATCACAAGAGTATCCATAAGGTAACCTGGGTTTATCCCCGTCCCTAAAACCGTTACATTATGCTTTTTGGCTAAGGCATCTAGCTCTTCTGCGATTTTAGGCTCTGAATAATACGGATACGCAAGTTCCTCACAAGTAGATATTACGTTTACTCCGTGTTCTATTAGTGAAACTATTTGCGGATAAGTTTCTTTAAGATAGGATGAAGTTGCATGAATCGCTACATCAGCTGTTGTTGCTGAAAATAAACGGTCAACATTCCTGTAAATTTTTACATTAAGTCGCTTTTTTAAGCCCAATACCTCGCTTAAATCCTTGTCTACCTTATCCTTTGCTACATCCACAGCGCCTACAATTTTCAAGCCCTTCCTTTCCAATAAAGCCTTAGCAATTAAACTACCGAGGGCTCCGACTCCGTACAAAACAACCTTTATTTCTTTCATTTGCGCCCCTCACTTTTGCAGATTTATTTAATCTCCAATTTATAAAAGATAACTTGCTATATTAGAACCGGGTAATAGGAGCGAAAATTAAATGTATGAAGGACCCGATCTGCAAACTTACATAAACCAAGCAGTAAATTCAAACTCAAACATTTCAAAAGCAACAATGCCTAAAATAAATGTGTTTCTTCTTCAGAGAAACGCGCGAAATAATGACGGAATAAATCTACAAAAGTTTTGGCAGGGTTGGAGGCATCTAAATGACAACAAAATTCTGGAAAATATCCCTAGAGACTGAAAAAGCCTCCAAATCAAAGGCTGAAGTCCACATACTAAAAAATCAGTGTAAAGGATGCGGTTATTGTATATATTACTGCCCTAAAAGGGTCTTAGA
This genomic window contains:
- a CDS encoding NDP-sugar synthase, translating into MKALILAGGFGTRLRPLSCTRPKILFPIINKPLVEWIIEKLYESNFKEVIFAVNGQTAFHLRQAKFSRNGMRIVYSCDPPRKPLGTGGPIKRAERILGKEKFLVINGDIFADINYLEIIKMHEEKNAVATIALHRVKDPSRYGVAELTEDGRIKNFIEKPPREFSPSNLINAGVYVFSPEIFSYIPEGMKVSLEREVFPKLVKEGKLYGYMFDGFWTDIGKIEDYLNVNRILLRKVNDRWQNTVKGVGKIIQPTFCGERSSIREGSVIGPYTVLGRNVNIGKNVQIKNSVIFEGVSIADSCIINGAIIGENAIIGENVEISENCVIGDHVVIGDHVKLARGVTICPAKEVYESVTTSTCIL
- a CDS encoding creatininase family protein → MKVLLHEMSWVEAKEYFSKNDIAILPVGSNEQHGPHGPLGTDNFIAKAIAEEVAKRTGVVCLQVIPFGVSHQHRQFWGTVFVSPETFKNYVKEVCLSLNYYGVRKIVIVNGHGGNLNALTDLARELREIGIFVSVFQWWPAASKLLPDIFRSEERGHAGSEETSMNLALFPHFVNMDNAVDEEVHRSFAEVEGLTLPLDTADQTRLGVFGKSTTASAEKGRKIFETVVNELIKHVNWLKNANIKDLKAKPKA
- a CDS encoding energy-coupling factor ABC transporter permease; translated protein: MHIPDGYLSLEVSVLMSVVSVAFLVLCWRKVKAAYPKSFASLLAVSSAFVFVAQMINFPITYGTSGHLVGGTFLSVVLGPYAAVISMTIVLLIQALFFADGGISALGANIFNMAIISGLSFFLAKLIAGNNIRGKRFVMGVFAASWLSVVLGALACGLEIGVSPAFSQAGGVAVTVPTMLFWHALIGFGEAIITTTFITQLSKLQAVVLNGLTFFRRDAV
- a CDS encoding PDGLE domain-containing protein; its protein translation is MSGYVKALILILAGFVVLLPFTSSYPDGLETVAEALGVREHEPLWTGLMPDYVLPTVENPYLSTLIAGFLGVFLILILSFALGKVISKTSQLKS
- a CDS encoding DUF47 family protein, whose protein sequence is MESKSYAWFERRRRAKALDLAQEQITKALDTVTLLHQSMQKMVENNKKEAMQYIENIFKVEKEVDRLRTEVFKELSKGVALFAEYREDLMHLVKRLDTLADHVKDAARCIKMLEEAKIPKELWESTARTTAFLLNCAHALRSSIEKIAVDSAAAISGAKKVEEIEKKIDEEYLKTKALFIKHGREIDSGSMVIFDDLVEFIEHAADMCADTADYIVILSSRE
- a CDS encoding molybdenum cofactor biosynthesis protein MoaE, coding for MCAKYVHEKGTLSLEKLLAEVKNKPDFQKAGAIAIFVGVVRGENMEGEKVQKLEIEAYEEKADEVLSGIREDLKMKKGVVDVQIHHFSGEFNVGEDLVYVLVAGSHRENVFPVLREAVERYKKEAPIFKKEYVVARNGKIKAYWVAEKEER
- a CDS encoding Gfo/Idh/MocA family oxidoreductase, which encodes MKEIKVVLYGVGALGSLIAKALLERKGLKIVGAVDVAKDKVDKDLSEVLGLKKRLNVKIYRNVDRLFSATTADVAIHATSSYLKETYPQIVSLIEHGVNVISTCEELAYPYYSEPKIAEELDALAKKHNVTVLGTGINPGYLMDTLVITLTAVCQKIEKIEAIRVMNAATRRLPFQKKIGAGLTVEEFRQKIEAKEITGHVGLEQSISMIADALAWELEKVEADSVEPVIAKVPVKSEAVKVEAGKVAGLRQVARGFMKGREVIVLDFQAYIGAEEEYDAIRITGVPTVNQKIQPCIHGDVGTVALMINTIPKVLNAPAGLLTMKDLPVPSAALEDMRRYIKSDLIAKN